A segment of the Arachis hypogaea cultivar Tifrunner chromosome 5, arahy.Tifrunner.gnm2.J5K5, whole genome shotgun sequence genome:
ccaTCATTCAAGTATTTATTATGATCATGTAACATTTTACATTTATGTAGATTCATGAAATATAGTTTGTGTCTTTATCATATCATGGTATACTATAGAAAACCACAAGGCTATGTAATTTGAAATCTAAAAATGAAAACCATAGAAAGCATAATTTTAGTATAATACATAAAATCTGGAAATCAATTCTTGTGTTGCAGCCTCCCATTCTCTGAATCGGCATAAAGATCAACAATAACATTAATAACAACCCCCATTCTCTGAACCGGCATAAAGATCAACAATAACATTAATAACAACCGATTCTGAAAGAGCAGACTTGAGTCCATCAGGTGTCCCAACAAGTTCAGAACTCCAAAGGGTTCAAATTAGTATCATCCACGATTGCATTCTCAGCAAAGATGTCATTTAAGAATCCATGTCCTGAGTTATCATCATAAGTAAACCCCTCTTGACCACTGCTAACAAGCTTGTTGGCACTCCTAATTGGCCTATCCCGAGAATTCGCTGAGGTGTTCAAAGTGCTTCCTGAAGATGGATCCTCCCGAAAGCTAGAATTGAAAAACCTTAGTCTATCAGTAAAGTTATTGCCATTAATGTGCTGCTGAGATAATTCTTCCTGCTCATTGAATATATATCTACTTCCTTTAGAAGAATGAAACATCAAGCCTTCAATCTCATCATGTATGGATAAGCCTGCTAAAGAAAGGTCATTAAGACCTTGGGACTCTTCTCCCACGACCTTGAAATCAGGGGTTATATCATCAAGGAGCTGACATCGTCGTTTGGGATACTTTCTTGGACAAGTTCATTATCAACTAGGATGTCAACAAAATAACTACATAGATTCTAACTAAAGTTGCAGTAATGTCCAATCAGCACTCACCCAAACCCTCAAAATGGATCAATTTGATCATGCTCATTGATCAGACAAGCTGccaaaagaaagaagagggaaaaataAAAAGGTTCACACAAATTTGACACATCATATTGATAAATGAATTAAAAGATGAACATGTCAAAACCACAACTCATTATACAACTCATTATCCTAAACATCCATGACGTACACTACAATATGGGCAAAGCAGTTGAGCTTAAGTTACAATAGAGATATAGCTAATTTTAGCATCACTGCAAACAAAATACATGTAAAGCTAGTTCGAGTTTAGAAGATGTCATTTGTATACCAAAAAACAAAAGATGAAGAACAGAGATAAATTGTTTCAGAAATAGGAAGACATAGAACGCACTGTTAAAAACTTCAATTGTTCGCACGATGATGACGACTCGCCAAGAAACTCTGATCTTAGCTTCATCAATAAGCGACCAAGATAGTTTAAGCCTTTTCCATCTCGACCTCCACCCCAAAAGAAATCATGAGGCGAAGCCTCGACAAGAACAGAACCGGTGGTTAGAAGAAGCATGGTATTCATCACAGCAACAACCATCAACAATAAAGTAAATTCATAATCAGCAAAACCAATTCATATGTCAATTCATCAATTCACAAAacccttgtatatatatatatatatatatatatatatatatatatatatatatatatatatattcatattgTAAACCCAAACTATTGtatcaaattcaaaaatcagaAAAATTATCATTTGCTTAAACCTGTTTCATTAActttgaaaaaacaaaagaaaaaattaatctgtTACCTGTTTTGGCAGATCGACTTCAGGCAACAAGGCGAGGTGCGGCGAGGTGTGGCGACGCGAGTAGCGGCGTAGCGATCCACGGCGAGGGAACACGACGGAAGCGACACACCACCAGTGGGAAGCAGAGTAGAGTAGACGCACGACCAGCGCAGAGCAGTGCAGCGCAGACCAAGGACGACGGACGATGACGACAATGGACGCTCACGCCGCTAATGACGACGACGACGTCGCCGCCGCCGCAGATGGAGGACGACACCAACGAATGGATCGGAGGAGAAACGCAGTGACTTCAGAGAACAAGCGCTGACTAGGTTCTTTGTTTTTGGATTAAATGGGAAGGGTGATTTtggtattttgaaaaaataaaagtgGGTTTAATTAGCCATCATAACTTAATTAGGATAATATTCGATTTTTGAATAGAATATTATGTTATTTTACAGTAaggattaaattaaaaaaaaattaatatctaaagactcaattgaaaaaaaagtataaagacttaattgaaaatttagtgAAATTATAGAAACCTggagaataattaaacctaatttgTGTCTCATACGGAAAGAGAAAATATATTGAGTGAGTGACTTTGGGCCAAATTAATTGTGAGTTTATACTTTCAATGAGATTATACCTATTACGAGGTACGGCTTGTATACCAAGTCTTCTATGGCGCACCATAAACCTCATCACCACCAACAAAGCACCACTCATTTGAGACAATTTAAAAACTAAGTAtttaattcaatcacttaataaTGCAACATGTATAGAAAAAAGAGATCCATCCCAATACATAGTTTTGGAGAATTGACTTTAGTGATCGGATCAAATTGTCGAATCTAAAAACCCATGAACCATAAGTATTGGCAATATACAAACAGGTGAGTCTAAGCTTTAACTCTCAAGTCAAAACACTGAAAATAAATATATGGCTTCATTAACTTGAGAGTTTGGGATAAATAAGGGCATGATCCGCCATCAAATATCAAAGAATAGCACAACGATTCTCTTCACGCTTACGTAGTTCTTCATGTGCCTTCTCAAGATGTTCTCGGAGATTTCGAATTTCCTCATCCGATCTCTTTTGAGCTAACGTAGCTTTTTCCTCCATTTTAAGTCTTGCAGCTTGCTCCTCTGCCAGTTGTTGCTCGAGCCTAGCAGTAGCTTTCTTCAGCTTTATTTCCACCTACAAAAGCATTATCATTTAATGATAAAGCATTAAACAATGTACCTAGATGACTTCCCCATTCCAAATAATTGTCCATTTTGACACAGTGATTTATTGAAAAACTAATGTAGCTAGACATAGTTTGCATTCAGATACATATACATATACTTCTCTGGAACCAAAGGAAAGGAAGTAACACAAAAAGAAGCAATGATTAATGATGCATAGAGacaaaataatcaaaaggatATGGAAGAGACATTAAATCATTTTCAATGTAATTATGTTAAAGTATCATAAAAATCCGATTTTCTTATTTCCATCACTTCAAAGAAAGTATCATCAAGCTTGAAATTCaggaaaattagataaaaatcaaGCGACTGACAAATATCAGAAGTCATAAATCCGAACATATTAACATAAATGTACCGTCTCAGTAATTCGTTTTAGCTGCTCATCATATGTTTGCTGCATTTGTTCCTTAAACTGCAGCCTCTGCAATTCTGAATATCCTTCCGAGGAATCAACTTCCTTTTGTTTTTTACGCATCTTACTTTCTCCCTCCTTTAATCAAGTAATGAAGTCATTGTCATCATATACATGATtcgattaaatttaaaattaaaaacaaaagaaaaacataattgcCCTGATTTGCAAAGCTTTCACCTTCAGTTCTACAAATAACTCATCTATGTAAGGTCGTCCACAATTCTGTGATATAGCCTTGTTCACAAGAGAAAGAAGATGTTGAACTTGTGCAAATTGCTTTCTTTCATCTTTAGTCTTATTGTCAAAAAGCACATAGCGATTCTCACAGAGAGCAAGAACTTCCtacaaaatttgaattgaaactcAACGTGATACTTAAATTTTTCCTACAGTCATATATTCCAAGATGCTCAAGAAATGAAGAAATACAACAATGCTATCTCTACTGCTATTGAAGGCACCACAATGATAGGCAAGGGAGTTCAGGAGGATATCTAGCATAATTACTTAACTTTTAATGCATAAACCATGAACCAACACAACGATTTCAAAAACTGATTTAAAATCACCACGTCTCTGAAAAAGCATCGAAGGTCACTAAATTCCCAGTTACAACAAAATGATTAACAACCCAATTAAAGTTACCTATGTGATGCACAAAAAGGAACACTAAATCAAGAAAATTAGGGAAAAGGTGTAGGAGCTTATATAAAATTAAGCATGGCTCTCGACAGAACtagaaatcaaaatagaataaattgataatattaatattaacaaaCCTTTAGGGGCTCCGGACACTCGCGACCCAAATAATCATCAAGGGTCTCATCATTATCTTCAAGTTCATCACCACCGGTGAAGACCACAATCATGTAGTTCACAATTTTGTTTCCAAACAAAGTCTTCAAGCTATGTAACGCTGCTTGTTCTTCTTGAGAAAAACGTGTTCTAACCGATAACACTACAAGGACAGCATGAATCCCATCCTTGGCCATGTCAATACATTTGGCTATTTCCTTCCCAACAAACTCAGATTCAACCGAAAAATCAAATAGTCCTACAAAAGATTACAAAGTTAGGTTGGGAGATGACAAGCATGCTTTCTTTTTACAGATTTTATGAAAAACAAAACCAGAaacactgaaaataaaataaaacaaatacatTTTCTATGACTATGACATTCCTCCACGCAACGCAAACAAAGAAGTTATGAAATGGCATGTTATCCATTTGTTTACCAGGGGTGTCAATAACATTAACAATTTGGCCATCCTTTAAGACAGTTTTCTGCAATTCACAAGTGCTGGTCACACCAGATGAGCTTGCCCTTGACTTGAAAACCTTCCTCCCAAGAATGCTATTACCTGTGGCGCTCTTGCCATTGCCAGTACGTCCAACTAGGATCATTGTTCGAATCTCATTAGAGGAGGAACTAAATTCCCAGTCATCATCAATGGAGCTTCCACCCATCCTATAACATGGATCAGTCACACCGTAATGCAATCATCTTAGTATCTTAGGCAAACTATATAattaatatgataaaaaaaaaggcaCAGAAAATCAAAACCGGAGCTACTAAAAATACATATATGGATTATAAGTTATAGCCTTCGAATTTAGTATGCACGatcaaggaggacaaaaacaaggtttcaacaattcGATTTCAAAGGGGAAATAGAGAAACCCAAAAGGGTCttcttatatttataatataaaagaaaGGGTAGACGATAGAACTTTATCAAACCGTGCCTGTGTCTCAGACTTTCAGTCCAACAGCCAAGCAAGAATTTACTATACTAGTGGGATGTggcagagaagagagaaaacgcGAAACTCAAAACGCAAAACTAGAGGGTATAATCTGGTTTCATTAGGGTGAGGACCAGAGAAGAAAAATAGTTAAAGCACACACgaattttataggatttttttaataataaaataaaaaattttattttttttaaaatataatttttgaattttaattttttaaatacgattttttcttttatatttgaaCAAGTTTGTTGGACCTGACAAATTctataaaaattaacaagttcGCCTTACCTCCGGGTTCCGGCCTTACCCGGCGAACTCCACTCAAGTTTTTTAAAACATGCCGTTGTAATTCATATCATTGTTTAGAaaatagtatatagatctacAAATAGTATATAAGGCTATGTTTGGTTTATGTATAGGTGAAGACATAGACACAAATACACAAATATTGAAGACATATACACAAGGAGACACAAAATTTTTACTTTGTTTGGTAACTATGCTCAAGACAGAACATAAATTGTAAATGTCAATATTATCCTTATCTCCCCAAAAAAAATCACCACAGTCACTACTATTAAGGATAAAAGTGGAAAAACTTGTGTCTTAGCCTTTGTGTCTCAGTGTCTCAATAAAATGACAATACAcaaattttatgtatttgtgtaccAATGTATACTACCGTGTCTTTACTTACTTTATGTATTTGAAAACCAAACATGAAACATGGGTGTGAGTGTGTCACCGTGTCTCAAAATTTGGTGGACACACCCACTAAACAAACGGTGCCTAagagtacacaaaaatacacagACAACAAGCAtaactttttcaaatatttttttaattataaattaaaaaaataagctaTATTTAATAATGACAACCATTGTTATCGTCTTTAAAAATACATAGCTACACCagaataagccatatttaacttataaattaaaaaataactatttctcTTTGTAGATCAATATACTATTTTCTAGACGATGATATAGATTGAGAGTGCATGTTTTAAAAAACTTGAGTGAAATTAGGGTGAACTTgccaatttttatagagttcatTAGGTCCGGCCAACTTGCTTAAAtgcaacaaaaaaaatcatatttaggGAATTAAAGTCTAAAAATCATGTttggaaaaataataattttttaaaaaaatctaatttttatataGTGGATAAATGtatctctaattttttaatgAGTCATTTGTATACATTAATATAAAAGTTTGTTGTCATTTCTACTCTTTTAATTAAGTTcgtcctttaaaaattttaaatttgtcatATTAGTCCTTCCGTCACTTTCATTGTTGATAATATCAGAATTTGATAACATCACAACCCATATATTGTAAACATGATAACTTTATGAAATTGGATCAAATTAACTTTAAATTGAGCAATTTCAATACCCCAAGTTCTCTCAATTTGagattgatttgatataattttataaatttatcatgttaGCAATTTATTAAAGCGGTCAGATATATATTGTGGTCAGTATAATATCACGTTACGTGCcatattaacaaattttaatggAAAGTAATGTAAggactaatataattaatttaaaattattgagGATGAATTtgagtaaaaataatattttaaagatgaatttgacCCTTTTCTCTTAATAGTTATTATAGATTATCGATAAGATTATAActatttagaatatatatatatatatatatatatatatatatatatatatatatatatatatatatatatatatatatatatatgaatatttgaattctaaattaaCTATTGAAGTttcaatatgtataatatattaatatgatttgaattttattattacaaataatataatatttaaaaatttagcaTTTTAGGTTTTATTTATATACTATCTAATTATTTTTCAAACATTAAACCACTTAAATCATTCATTTATATGTTAAAATAAACATTCTAATTAATATTGATCTATTGAACAATGCAAGTGATGGTAAATATGTTcaacaattatataaaattatacttagaaaaaacatataattaaatgaGTGATAAAAATCTTATAGTtactatttaattaaaaaaaaagtttttttttatcttaatttataaaagtataaaaatgaagatttttttatcaatagtagATGTAGACTtatttgttgtaattttttttagtagaGTACGTAAGAAGTATATAGTATATAAAGTGTAATAACTCAACGTCTTTTAAggaatttttcattctcttcGACAATAAAAAGAACTTATTTTTATCTCTCTCTTCATCCTTTTtggttcatcaaaccatcaacatgAACAGGTTAGGGCATGAGATTTTTTTCATAGTGCGGTGTGGAAAGCAACCAAACTGTTAATCAAATTGAAAAATTGTGAATTGAGGTCCAATTGTTGCCAATTTtgctattttctttctttctctaatttttctttcgacattttctttccccttttcttACATCTTCCTTCATACTCATTCAATAGAGTTTGATGAAGGGTTATTTCGCAAGATTCTTTCTTGGTGAACATAGCTGTTCCGATCAACGagttggaaggaagaagatctgAATCTTTATTACTGTGATTTttcattgatttctcaaaatggcGGACATGGTAAACAGACTTCGAGTGGTGGTTTTGACAACAGAGCAATGCCAATCTCCTCCCCCAATTCACGAATCTTTTAATCTCAAAATTTGAAGAACACCACAAGTCAATATCAATCAGACCTTTATTTTCTCCATCCTAGAGAAAATTTAGCTAGTAGAGGTCGTAGATACATTGACATGCTCTCATTGTAATAAGCAAGGTCACACAGAAGATGTGTGCTATAAGAAGCAGGGTACTCCTTTCATTTCTATCAACGATAGCAACATAACACCACCATCAATCACTGAGAGGCGTGATGATATACTCAGTGATAAACAATCCCAACTCAATTGTCTTCAAGAAAATATTAGAATATCAAGATCTGGGTTCAGCAAAGATTTGCCTTGTTAGAGTTGATCAAAGATAAAAGTGTACAGCAACAACCTCATAATGCAAATCAAATTTTGACTAATTTCATTCAGACCTCCACTCCAGGTAAAACCATTGCATTACATTTTAATGTGAGAATTATGAGTATTATCACTCCAAAATCTGAACTATGGGTCATTGACTCTGGTGCAACAGATCATGTGACTTTTGACTTAAAAGTTTTTGCAAGCTTTCAAAATATTGCTCCAATCAATATGATATTGTCAAATGAGACCAAAACTGTTAGCACCGTCATTGGCATAATcacattctctaaaaattttttctcaaaaatattttatacattccttcttttgattttaaaatgaTCTCTGTGTCAAAATTAACTTCAAACTTACATTGTCAACTGTTAATCAATCATAAATGTTGTGAGATACAAGATCGATCCACCTCAAAGATGATTGGCATTGCTGAGTGTATAGAATGGTTATATACAATGAGTAGAGAACCGTAATTCTCTCACTTTTTCTCTCCTCTACCAAAACAAGCTTCATTAGCGGCAACTATGACTACTACTCATCCCACAACACCTTCACACACTGAGCACAACAACATTTGGCATCTTAGATTAGGACACATATCCATGCATAAATTGATTTTACTGAAAAAGTATTATCCTTTTATAGAATATATTGCTTCAAAACTTTTTTGTGACTCGTGTTattttgcaaaacaaaagaaattatcttttGATCTTAGTACAACCGAAATAAAAGATTGTTTTGACTTAGTTCATATGGATATCTGGGTCTTATTTCTGTCCCTTCCAATGAAGTATATAGGTATTTTTTTATTGTGGTGGATGGCAAGAGCATATTcacttagattttttttataaaaaccaaATCTGAGGCATCacaattggttattaattttgtgaattttgtcaaAGTACAATTTGAAAAACAAGTTATGGAAGGACCGCGATTAATTAActgtttaattaaataattaaattttccaaaataagatccaaaaatttagaatatgaaTTAgacaatttaaatatgatttttagacTCAGTAGACTTTTCTAAGTTAGAAAGTGTAATTTTCTACAAAAAACTGCATAAAAGTGCGAACCGATAAATTAACTGGCAGTACCGACttaagtctgtccggtactgtgtgagaataattaaaaacagTATTTAGAATCGAAAGctggacactaattttaaaagtttggcccGAAATTTgaccaaacgggccaaaaatACTAACGGATTAGACCGGACTCAAGTTGGGTCCAAACCCAACACATTTAACACTCCAAACTTGACCCATTCAGCACATAACCTACACAAGCACACTAAACACATGCAGCTGAGTTGGGAAGGAGAGAAATTCCCATTTTCACTATTCACATACAACTTTCCaagctcataacttgagctatgagGTCCAATTGGCGCATCGTTTGTGGCCATGCAATCATCACGAatagctctacaaaactcatctAAAAAACTGGTAAGAAAATCACGAATCTCCTCTCAACATTTTCTTTCATAAATTCAAAATTGTTGGATTTTGTATTAagtgaaattttgtgattttgggtgtttaggtacaatCTAGCCTTTGGTTCCTATTAGGTACACTCTACCCTTTATGTGTATATAGCTTGAAGTTGTGATTGTTGGCATTTATTTGGAGCTTTGGATTGATTGTTGGTGATTGGAGGCTTGAGTTGGACTCAATTTGGTGATTTAGTGCATATTAGGAATCGAGTAagatatggtttcggttttctctatgtagtaatATTTCTGGACTCTTAGGCTAGTGAttcataggataggtttggattgaATTGATTGTTGAAATTGTTGGATGATGATGTACGATGAAATGATgattttagttattttgatgaattGTGGTGTTGATGTTGATAAATGATGTAGAGGATGGAAATTGAGGTTGAATGAGGTTGATTATTATGATTGGTAGTGATAGAATGATGATGGATGAGTTTGTTAGTTGAGAAATGGTTTTAGGgtgataaaattaataattagggTTGAGGATTATATAATATGAGTGGTAAATTATGACACAAGTAGTAGAATTTGATGTAAATTGGGGCTGGTGTggttttgaatttgttttggttgtGAATTTTGGAAAGTTGAGAACCTTATTGTTTTTGGTAAAAAatagtttttggtgaactttgacggatcataacttgagcctcaatacttgattttgaatcaactttgttttaaattaaaggttGCTTTGAGAGCTTTAAATTAGTGCCAAAAACTGAATTCTgcaatatttgaaattttttcaagtttGGTATTGGCTGCGTACGCGACAAGGGACACGCGACGCGACCAACCTATTCGGGTTGGGTAACTCGCATACGCGAACACTGTCTGCGTAGGCGAGCAAACAGATTTTGAAACCTTTGCGAACGCGACGTAGTGCATGCGACGTGGCCAAACCATTCGGGTTGGGCATCTCGTGTACGCGAGGCACTGTATACATACACGAGCTATCAAAAAATGCAACCTTTGCGT
Coding sequences within it:
- the LOC112803161 gene encoding immune-associated nucleotide-binding protein 9, producing the protein MGGSSIDDDWEFSSSSNEIRTMILVGRTGNGKSATGNSILGRKVFKSRASSSGVTSTCELQKTVLKDGQIVNVIDTPGLFDFSVESEFVGKEIAKCIDMAKDGIHAVLVVLSVRTRFSQEEQAALHSLKTLFGNKIVNYMIVVFTGGDELEDNDETLDDYLGRECPEPLKEVLALCENRYVLFDNKTKDERKQFAQVQHLLSLVNKAISQNCGRPYIDELFVELKEGESKMRKKQKEVDSSEGYSELQRLQFKEQMQQTYDEQLKRITETVEIKLKKATARLEQQLAEEQAARLKMEEKATLAQKRSDEEIRNLREHLEKAHEELRKREENRCAIL